The proteins below are encoded in one region of Oreochromis niloticus isolate F11D_XX linkage group LG6, O_niloticus_UMD_NMBU, whole genome shotgun sequence:
- the htt gene encoding huntingtin isoform X6: MATMEKLMKAFESLKSFQQQQGPPTAEELAQRQKKEQAATKKDRVTHCLTICENIVAQSLRTSPEFQKLLGIAMEMFLLCSDDSESDVRMVADECLNKIIKALMDSNLPRLQLELYKEIKKNGASRSLRAALWRFAELAHLIRPQKCRPYLVNLLPCLTRITKRQEETVQETLATAMPKIMSALGHFANDGEIKVLLKAFVANLKSSSPTIRRTAASSAVSICQHSRRTSYFYTWLLNVLLGLLVPVDDEHPSHLILGVLLTLRYLMPLLQQHVNSTSLKGSFGVMRKEADVQPTPEQLLQVYELTLHYTQHWDHNVVTAALELLQQVFRTPPPELLHMLITAGSIPHATVFRQDTENRSRSGSILEFIAGGGSSCSPLLLRKQRGKMLSGEEDGLEDDPERTEVTTAAFTASVVGTDSSSAAQVDIITEQPRSSQHALQPGDSVDLSASSEQGGGGAGTSTSGTPESPNDNDEEMLSRSSSGGANVTPETADYTTPENATPEGGPLGESGTLLGTNDRSLPPSDSSQTTTEGPDSAVTPSDVAELVLDGSESQYSGMQIGTLQDEEDEGTAPSSQEEPQEPFLQSALALSKPHLFDGRGHNRQGSDSSVDRFIPKDEPAEPEPDNKPSRIKGPIGHYTDQGAEPLVHCVRLLAASFLLTGQKNGLIPDKEVRVSVKALALSCVGAAAALHPEAFFNSLYLEPLDGVPVVEQQYISDVLGLIDHGDPQIRGATAILCAAIIQAALTKTRFNIHTWLASVQSATGNPLSLVDLVPLLQKTLKDESSVTCKMACSAVRHCITTICSSTLSELGLQLVIDLFALKDSSYWLVRTELLETLAELDFRLVNFLERKTETLHKGDHHYTGRLRLQDRVLNDVVVYLLGDDDPRVRHVAASAVSRLVSRLFYDCDQGQVDPVVAIARDQSSVYLQLLMHETQPPSQFTVSTITRTYRGYSMSNTVSDVTLENNLSRVVAAVSHALTSSTSRALTFGCCEALCLLASNFPVGNWSTGWHCGYVSSNSNFSSRSSLNRSRGRTLSLSQPSSAPASSTTSSAPDAERRTLTVGIANTVLSLLSSAWFPLDLSAHQDALLLSGNLIAAVAPKCMRNPWVGEEEGSSGTSSGGPSKLEEPWAALSERSLVVMVEQLFSHLLKVLNICAHVLDDTPPGPAMKATLPSLSNTPSLSPIRRKGKEKEGAEPSATPMSPKKGSEANTGRPTDSTGSTTVNKSTTLGNFYHLPPYLKLYDVLKATHANYKVTLDLHSSQEKFGSFLRATLDVLSQLLELATLHDIGKCVEEILGYLKSCFSREPTMATVCVQQLLKTLFGTNLASQYEGVLSGPSRSQGKALRLGSSSLRPGLYHYCFMAPYTHFTQALADASLRNMVQAEQEQDTSGWFDVMQKASNQLRSNITNAARHRGDKNAIHNHIRLFEPLVIKALKQYTTSTSVALQRQVLDLLAQLVQLRVNYCLLDSDQVFIGFVLKQFEYIEVGQFRDSEAIIPNIFFFLVLLSYERYHSKQIISIPKIIQLCDGIMASGRKAVTHAIPALQPIVHDLFVLRGSNKADAGKELDTQKEVVVSMLLRLVQYHQVLEMFILVLQQCHKENEDKWKRLSRQIADVILPMIAKQQMHLDSPEALGVLNTLFETVAPSSLRPVDMLLKSMFTIPATMASVATVQLWVSGILAVLRVLVSQSTEDIVLSRVHELALSPNLLSCHAIRRLHQHSPSPNDPPAADTICKQETNGETQKAPPEETFARFLLQLVGVLLDDISTRQVKVEITEQQHTFYCQQLGTLLMCLIHVFKSGMFRRITAAASRLLKGESGQTATEANLFYPLEGLNSMVQCLITTHPSLVLLWCQVLLIINYTNYSWWAEVHQTPRRHSLSSTKLLSPHSSGEGEEDKPESQLAMVNREIVRRGAVILFCDYVCQNLHDSEHLTWLIVNHVRDLISLSHEPPVQDFISAVHRNSAASGLFIQAIQSRCDNLTTPTMLKKTLQCLEGIHLSQSGSLLMLYVDKLLNTPFRVLARMVDTLACRRVEMLLAETLQNSIAQLPVEELDRIQEYLQNSGLAQRHQRFYSLLDRFRATVVDTSSPTPPVTSHPLDGDPPSAPELVIADKEWYVALVKSQCCLRGDVSLLEMTELLTKLPPADLFSVMSCKEFNLSLLCPCLSMGMQRLARGQGSLLLETALQVTLEQLAGVTGSLPAPHQSFLPPSQPQPYWDQLGDVYDEPGFYPRVLSLCRALSQYLLSVSQLPSSLHIPSDKEHLITTFTCTATEVVVWRLLQDRLPLSVDLQWALSCLCLALQQPCVWNKLSTPEYTTHTCSLIYCLRLIIVAVAVSPGDQLLHQEKKMAKGEKDDGDQVDAAHADHMCEWQACEIMAELVEGLPSILSLGHRRNSILPTFLTPTLRNIVISLSRLPLVNSYTRVPPLVWKLGWSPQPGGEFGTTLPEIPVDFLQEKDVFREFLYRINTLGWSSRTQFEETWATLLGVLVTQPITKDQEEDPQQEEDLERTQLNVLAVQAITSLVLSAMTLPTPGNPAVSCLEQQPRNKSLKALETRFGRKLAVIRGEVEREIQALVSKRDNVHTYHPYHAWDPVPSLSAASAAGTLISHEKLLLQINTEREMGNMEYKLGQVSIHSVWLGNNITPLREEEWGEDEEDEADTPAPTSPPLSPINSRKHRAGVDIHSCSQFLLELYSQWLIPSSPSNRRTPTILISEVVRSLLAVSDLFTERNQFDMMFSTLMELQKHHPPEDEILNQYLVPAICKAAAVLGMDKVIAEPVCRLLETTLRSTHLPSRMGALHGVLYVLECDLLDDTAKQLIPTVSEYLLSNLKAVAHCVNLHNQQHVLVMCAVAFYMMENYPLDVGAEFMAGIIQLCGVMVSASEDSTPSIIYHCVLRGLERLLLSEQLSRMDGEALVKLSVDRVNMPSPHRAMAALGLMLTCMYTAHLGHSSEYPGSMAFKFPQII; the protein is encoded by the exons atggccaccatggagAAATTGATGAAGGCCTTTGAGTCTCTGAAGTCattccagcagcagcagggaccACCGACCGCCGAGGAGCTCGCTCAGAGGCA AAAAAAGGAGCAAGCTGCCACAAAGAAGGACAGGGTGACCCACTGTCTGACaatatgtgaaaacattgtGGCTCAGTCACTGAG AACATCTCCAGAGTTTCAGAAACTGCTTGGCATCGCCATGGAGATGTTCCTGCTCTGCAGCGATGACAGTGAATCAGATGTTCGGATGGTAGCCGATGAGTGCCTGAATAAAATAATCAAA GCACTGATGGACTCCAACTTGCCTAGACTGCAGCTGGAATTgtacaaagaaattaaaaag AATGGTGCCTCTCGGAGTCTGAGGGCAGCTTTATGGAGGTTTGCTGAGCTTGCCCACCTCATCAGACCGCAGAAATGCAG ACCTTACCTGGTCAACCTGTTGCCGTGCCTCACCAGAATCACAAAGCGGCAGGAAGAGACTGTGCAGGAGACACTTGCTACAGCAATGCCCAAGATCATGTCCGCCCTGGGACACTTTGCCAATGATGGTGAAATCAAG GTGCTGCTGAAGGCATTTGTGGCTAATCTGAAGTCCAGCTCCCCGACCATTAGACGGACAGCAGCCAGTTCAGCCGTTAGTATTTGCCAGCACTCCAGACGCACTAGCTACTTCTACACCTGGCTCCTTAATGTTCTTCTGG GTCTGCTGGTTCCGGTGGATGATGAACATCCCAGCCATCTAATACTGGGGGTGCTGCTAACCCTTCGTTACCTGATGCCTCTGCTGCAGCAGCATGTCAACTCCACTAGTCTTAAAGGAAGCTTTGGTGTCATGAGAAAGGAAGCTGATGTACAGCCAACACCCGAACagctgctgcag GTGTATGAGCTAACCCTACACTATACACAGCACTGGGATCACAATGTGGTCACAGCTGCTctggagctgctgcagcaggTCTTCAGGACTCCCCCACCAGAGCTTCTGCACATGCTCATTACTGCTGGTAGCATCCCACATGCCACCGTTTTTCGTCAGGACACTGAGAACCGCTCACGTTCTGGCAGCATCCTTGAATTCATTG CGGGGGGAGGGTCTTCCTGCAGTCCACTCCTTCTCAGGAAACAGAGAG GTAAAATGCTCtctggagaggaggatggcttgGAGGATGACCCTGAGAGGACTGAGGTCACTACTGCTGCTTTCACAG CATCAGTTGTTGGTACAGACAGCTCATCTGCAGCCCAGGTGGACATCATCACTGAACAGCCTCGGTCTTCCCAGCATGCTCTGCAGCCTGGTGATTCTGTGGACCTCAGTGCCTCTTCAGAACAGGGCGGTGGCGGAGCCGGGACATCTACATCAGGCACTCCAGAGTCGCCCAATGACAATGATGAGGAAATGCTGAGTCGGAGCTCCAGTGGTGGGGCAAATGTTACCCCAGAGACTGCTGACTACACCACCCCAGAGAATGCGACTCCAGAGGGAGGGCCTCTAGGAGAAAGTGGGACACTGCTAGGCACTAATGATCGCTCACTTCCACCCAGCGACTCCTCCCAAACCACCACAGAGGGACCGGACTCAGCTGTCACCCCTTCGGATGTAGCAGAACTG GTACTGGATGGCAGTGAGAGTCAGTACTCTGGAATGCAAATTGGAACACTACAGGATGAAGAAGATGAAGGAACAGCACCTTCCTCCCAAGAAGAACCCCAAGAACCATTCCTGCAGTCAGCACTTG CTCTTAGCAAGCCTCATCTCTTCGACGGCCGCGGTCACAACCGGCAGGGTTCAGACAGCAGTGTGGACCGTTTCATACCAAAGGATGAACCTGCTGAACCCGAGCCCGATAATAAG CCATCACGTATAAAAGGTCCAATTGGGCACTATACAGACCAGGGTGCGGAGCCTCTAGTGCACTGTGTCCGGCTTCTTGCTGCTTCCTTCCTACTAACAGGACAAAAAAATG GCTTGATTCCTGACAAAGAGGTGCGAGTGAGTGTGAAAGCCTTGGCACTCAGCTGTGTTGGAGCAGCGGCAGCGCTGCATCCCGAAGCCTTCTTTAACTCCCTCTACTTGGAGCCGCTGGACGGCGTTCCAGTAGTAG AGCAGCAATATATTAGTGATGTCCTGGGCCTCATTGACCATGGAGACCCCCAGATTAGAGGAGCTACAGCTATCCTATGTGCAGCCATCATACAGGCTGCGCTCACCAAAACACGTTTCAACATACACACTTGGCTGGCCAGTGTGCAGAGTGCAACAG GTAACCCACTGTCCCTGGTGGACTTGGTGCCTTTGCTTCAGAAGACTTTGAAAGATGAATCCTCTGTCACCTGCAAGATGGCTTGCTCTGCAGTGAGG caCTGCATCACGACTATTTGCAGCAGTACCCTGAGTGAGCTTGGCCTGCAGCTGGTGATTGACCTCTTTGCGCTGAAGGACTCTTCCTATTGGCTTGTTCGCACTGAGCTCTTGGAAACTCTGGCAGAATTAGACTTCCG ATTAGTTAATTTTTTGGAGAGGAAAACTGAGACTTTACATAAAGGAGATCATCACTACACTGGG CGGCTGCGGCTGCAAGACAGAGTCCTGAATGATGTGGTCGTATATCTGTTGGGAGATGACGATCCAAGAGTACGGCACGTGGCTGCCTCTGCGGTCAGCAG ACTAGTTTCCAGGTTGTTCTATGACTGTGACCAGGGCCAGGTGGATCCAGTGGTAGCAATTGCCCGAGACCAGAGTTCAGTCTATCTGCAGCTGCTTATGCATGAGACACAACCCCCATCCCAGTTCACAGTTAGCACAATCACAAg GACATACCGAGGCTACAGCATGTCCAACACTGTCTCTGATGTCACATTGGAGAACAACTTGTCCAGAGTAGTTGCTGCTGTCTCGCATGCTTTGACCTCGTCTACCTCCAGAGCTCTAACT TTTGGCTGCTGTGAGGCCTTGTGCCTCCTAGCTTCAAATTTTCCAGTGGGCAATTGGAGCACAGGCTGGCACTGCGGCTATGTTAGCTCCAATAGCAACTTTTCATCCCGTTCTAGTCTTAACCGCAGTAGGGGCAGAACCCTCAG TTTATCACAGCCTAGCAGTGCTCCAGCCTCTTCAACCACCTCATCTGCACCAGATGCAGAGCGGAGGACTCTGACTGTAGGAATTGCCAACACAGTGCTCTCCTTATTGTCTTCTGCCTGGTTTCCACTGGATCTCTCTGCGCATCAGGATGCACTGTTACTTTCTGGAAACCTCATAGCTG CTGTGGCTCCTAAATGTATGCGTAATCCCTGGGTTGGGGAGGAAGAAGGCAGCAGTGGGACCAGTAGTGGAGGCCCAAGTAAATTGGAGGAACCCTGGGCCGCGCTATCAGAACGCTCCCTGGTGGTCATGGTGGAGCAACTCTTTTCCCATCTGCTGAAGGTCCTCAACATCTGTGCCCATGTGTTGGATGATACACCACCAGGACCAGCAATGAAG GCCactctcccctccctgagcaACACCCCCTCCCTCAGTCCCATTCGTAGGAAAGGCAAGGAGAAGGAGGGTGCCGAGCCCAGTGCCACCCCTATGAGCCCAAAGAAGGGTAGTGAGGCCAACACAG GCAGGCCAACAGACAGTACAGGATCAACAACTGTAAACAAATCGACCACCCTTGGCAACTTCTACCACCTGCCTCCCTACCTCAAGCTCTATGATGTGCTCAAAGCTACGCATGCCAACTATAAG GTTACGTTGGACCTTCACAGTAGTCAAGAAAAGTTTGGAAGTTTCCTGCGTGCTACATTAGATGTTCTTTCTCAGCTGCTGGAGTTAGCCACACTTCATGACATCGGGAAG tgtGTGGAGGAAATTTTGGGCTACCTCAAGTCCTGCTTCTCCAGAGAACCAACCATGGCCACAGTTTGTGTGCAACAG CTGTTGAAGACACTATTTGGGACCAACCTGGCCTCCCAGTATGAGGGTGTGTTGAGTGGACCCAGCCGGTCCCAGGGCAAAGCTCTACGTCTTGGCTCTTCCAGCTTGCGGCCAGGACTCTACCACTACTGCTTCATGGCTCCATACACTCACTTTACCCAGGCTCTTGCTGATGCAAGCCTCCGTAACATGGTGCAGGCTGAACAGGAGCAGGATACCTCTGG aTGGTTTGATGTAATGCAAAAAGCATCCAATCAACTGAGATCCAACATCACAAATGCAGCGCGCCACAGAGGAGACAAG AATGCCATTCATAACCACATTCGACTGTTTGAGCCGTTGGTGATCAAAGCTTTGAAGCAGTATACCACCAGCACATCTGTGGCGCTGCAAAGACAAGTACTGGACCTGCTCGCTCAGCTTGTGCAGCTCAGAGTCAACTACTGCCTGCTAGACTCAGACCag GTGTTTATTGGCTTTGTCCTGAAACAGTTTGAGTACATTGAAGTGGGGCAGTTCAG AGATTCAGAGGCCATCATTCCCAACATCTTTTTCTTCCTGGTGCTGCTGTCTTATGAACGCTACCACTCCAAGCAGATTATCAGCATTCCCAAGATCATCCAGCTGTGTGATGGCATTATGGCAAGTGGCAGAAAAGCTGTCACACATG CCATCCCAGCCTTGCAGCCTATAGTTCATGATCTGTTTGTCTTGAGGGGCTCAAACAAAGCTGATGCAGGCAAGGAGCTGGATACACAGAAAGAAGTTGTGGTCTCCATGCTGCTAAGACTTGTGCAGTACCATCAG GTGTTGGAGATGTTCATTCTTGTACTGCAGCAGTGTCACAAAGAGAATGAAGACAAGTGGAAGAGATTATCCAGACAGATTGCAGACGTCATACTTCCCATGATTGCCAAGCAGCAG ATGCATCTGGACTCTCCAGAGGCATTAGGAGTATTAAACACTCTGTTTGAGACGGTGGCACCTTCCTCTCTTAGACCTGTTGACATGCTGCTCAAGAGTATGTTCACCATCCCAGCTACCATG GCATCTGTAGCTACAGTCCAGCTGTGGGTATCTGGTATCCTGGCAGTGCTTAGGGTACTGGTCTCGCAGTCCACTGAAGACATTGTGCTTTCCCGTGTCCATGAGCTGGCACTCTCTCCAAATCTACTCTCTTGCCACGCTATCCGCCGCCTGCATCAGCATAGCCCCTCCCCAAACGACCCGCCTGCTGCTGACACAATCTGCAAACAGGAAACTAATGGTGAAACGCAAAAGGCCCCACCTGAGGAAACGTTTGCCAG ATTCCTTCTCCAGCTTGTAGGTGTGTTGTTGGATGACATTTCCACCAGGCAGGTTAAAGTGGAAATCACTGAGCAGCAGCACACCTTCTACTGCCAGCAGCTGGGCACGCTGCTCATGTGTCTCATACACGTCTTCAAAAGTG GAATGTTTCGCAGGATCACAGCTGCAGCCAGCCGTCTCCTGAAGGGTGAGAGTGGACAGACAGCCACAGAGGCCAACCTCTTCTACCCCTTAGAAGGTCTGAACAGCATGGTACAGTGCCTCATCACCACCCACCCATCCCTGGTGCTCCTCTGGTGCCAAGTTCTTCTCATCATTAACTACACCAACTACTCTTGGTGGGCTGAGGTTCATCAGACACCCAG ACGACACAGTCTCTCATCCACAAAGCTGCTGAGCCCTCATTCCTCAGGGGAAGGTGAAGAGGACAAGCCTGAGTCCCAGTTAGCAATGGTTAACAGAGAGATTGTACGCAGGGGAGCTGTAATCCTCTTCTGTGACTATGTG TGTCAGAATCTCCATGACTCGGAGCATCTAACCTGGCTGATTGTAAATCATGTTCGTGACCTCATCAGCCTTTCCCATGAGCCGCCAGTGCAGGACTTCATCAGTGCTGTCCACCGCAACTCTGCTGCCAGTGGCCTCTTCATCCAAGCCATCCAGTCCCGCTGTGACAACCTCACTACT CCTACCATGTTGAAAAAGACCTTACAGTGTTTGGAAGGCATCCACCTTAGTCAGTCTGGATCTCTACTGATGCTATATGTTGACAAGCTTCTTAATACACCCTTTCGAGTTTTGGCTCGCATGGTGGACACACTGGCGTGTCGCAGGGTAGAGATGTTGCTGGCTGAGACCTTACAG AACAGCATAGCACAGCTTCCTGTGGAGGAACTGGATAGGATCCAAGAATACCTCCAGAACAGTGGTTTAGCTCAGAG ACATCAGAGGTTCTACTCCCTGCTGGACAGGTTCAGAGCCACTGTTGTTGACACAAGCAGCCCCACTCCTCCAGTGACATCACATCCCTTGGACGGGGATCCTCCCTCTGCTCCTGAGTTGGTCATTGCAGACAAG GAGTGGTATGTGGCCCTGGTGAAGTCTCAGTGCTGTCTTCGTGGAGATGTTTCCCTGTTGGAGATGACAGAACTTCTTACCAAACTACCTCCTGCTGATCTCTTCAGTGTCATGAGCTGCAAG gagTTCAATCTAAGCCTTCTCTGTCCATGCTTGAGTATGGGAATGCAGCGGTTGGCACGCGGTCAGGGGTCACTTTTGTTGGAGACAGCACTGCAGGTGACCCTTGAACAACTAGCAGGGGTCACCGGGTCACTTCCTGCACCTCACCAGTCCTTTCTGCCACCATCCCAACCCCAGCCCTACTGGGACCAGCTGGGTGATGTGTATG ATGAACCAGGGTTCTACCCCAGAGTTTTGTCACTCTGTAGAGCACTATCTCAATACCTGCTAAGTGTGAGCCAGCTCCCTTCTTCACTACATATTCCCTCAGACAAGGAGCACCTCATCACCACCTTCACCTGCACTGCCACTGAG GTTGTAGTGTGGCGTCTGCTCCAGGACCGGCTACCCCTGAGCGTGGACTTGCAGTGGGCACTTTCTTGCCTGTGTCTGGCGTTGCAGCAGCCCTGCGTCTGGAACAAGCTCTCCACCCCAGAGTACACCACCCATACCTGCTCCCTCATTTACTGCCTTCGCCTTATTATTGTTGCAG TGGCTGTGAGTCCTGGTGACCAGCTGCTGCATCAAGAGAAGAAAATggcaaaaggagaaaaagatgaTGGAGACCAAGTGGATGCAGCACATGCTGACC ACATGTGTGAGTGGCAAGCATGTGAGATCATGGCTGAGCTGGTGGAGGGCCTGCCGAGCATCCTTTCCCTTGGTCATCGTAGAAACTCCATTTTACCTACTTTTCTCACACCAACATTGCGCAACATTGTTATCAGTCTGTCTCGGCTTCCTCTGGTCAACAGCTACACCCGAGTACCTCCACTG gtTTGGAAACTGGGCTGGTCCCCTCAGCCAGGAGGAGAGTTCGGCACAACGCTGCCTGAGATCCCCGTGGACTTCCTTCAGGAAAAGGATGTCTTCAGAGAGTTTCTTTACCGTATCAATACATTGG GCTGGAGCAGTAGGACTCAATTTGAGGAGACCTGGGCTACTCTACTAGGGGTGCTGGTCACCCAACCCATCACTAAAGACCAGGAGGAGGACCCGCAACAGGAG GAGGACTTGGAGCGTACCCAGTTGAATGTGTTAGCAGTGCAAGCCATCACCAGCCTGGTGCTGAGTGCCATGACCCTTCCCACTCCTGGCAACCCAGCAGTTAGCTGTCTGGAACAGCAGCCTCGCAACAAGAGCCTAAAAGCCCTGGAAACACG GTTTGGAAGGAAACTTGCAGTGATTAGAGGTGAGGTGGAGAGAGAGATTCAGGCGCTTGTGTCAAAAAGGGACAACGTCCATACATACCACCCATACCATGCCTGGGATCCTGTGCCCTCACTATCAGCAGCTTCTGCAG CAGGTACGCTGATCAGCCATGAGAAACTGCTGCTTCAAATCAacacagagagggagatgggCAACATGGAATACAAACTGGGGCAG GTCTCCATCCATTCAGTGTGGTTGGGTAACAACATCACGCCTCTCAGGGAGGAAGAGTGGGGTGAGGATGAAGAAGATGAGGCAGACACTCCGGCGCCCACCTCCCCACCTTTATCTCCTATAAACTCTAG AAAACACCGTGCAGGCGTGGATATTCATTCATGTTCTCAGTTTCTCCTGGAGCTCTACAGCCAGTGGCTGATCCCTAGCTCTCCAAGTAACAGGAGAACCCCAACCATCCTCATCAGTGAAGTGGTCCGATCG CTGCTGGCAGTGTCGGATCTGTTCACAGAAAGGAACCAGTTTGATATGATGTTCTCCACCCTGATGGAGCTGCAGAAGCACCATCCACCAGAGGATGAGATCTTGAATCAGTACCTTGTGCCGGCCATCTGCAAGGCGGCAGCTGTTTTGGGCATG gACAAGGTAATAGCCGAGCCGGTGTGTCGCCTTTTGGAGACGACCCTGCGCAGCACTCACCTTCCCAGCCGCATGGGAGCCTTGCATGGGGTGCTGTATGTGTTGGAATGTGACCTTCTGGATGACACCGCTAAACAGCTCATCCCCACAGTCTCTGAGTACCTTCTATCCAACCTCAAGGCTGTTGCTCA CTGTGTGAACCTGCATAACCAGCAGCATGTGTTGGTGATGTGTGCAGTGGCTTTCTACATGATGGAGAACTACCCTCTAGATGTGGGAGCTGAATTTATGGCTGGAATTATACag TTATGTGGCGTGATGGTGTCAGCCAGCGAGGACTCCACTCCCTCCATCATCTATCACTGCGTGCTTCGTGGTCTGGAGCGCCTCCTTCTGTCAGAGCAGTTGTCACGGATGGACGGAGAAGCGCTGGTCAAACTCAGCGTGGATAGAGTTAACATGCCATCGCCACACAGAGCCATGGCTGCCCTAGGCCTCATGCTTACCTGCATGTATACTG CACATTTGGGCCACAGCAGTGAGTACCCAGGAAGCATGGCATTTAAATTCCCTCAAATTATTTAA